AttcatattttattattattaatttattatcccACGTTTCTTTGGATGAGTTAAATTTTCCTTACTTTTGCATCTTGGATTCAATCTTCCTAGTTTAAAACCAATATACTCACATGCACACAGTCACAAACCATGATTTAAGAGAGTTGACATTAGAAAGTTCAGAATTATACTAAAGACTCGTTCATTCACAGAACAAAACAAAACAAGCAtgcacacaacacacacacacacacacacatttgacATTTGAAATTTCATAATTATAATGTTTGTAGTGCGGGGTATTACAGGATGGTTGCTGAGGCTCCTTTTAGACCAAGAGAGCAGCTCATTGAGAAGCAAAGATTGTTTCAAAGCATCCACAAACACACCCATTTGAAAGGTCCAATGGACAAGCTTACCTCAGTTGCCATTCCTATGGCTCTCGCTGGTTCTTGCCTGTTCCTCATCGTGAGTTACTTTGTTCTCAGCCCTTTTGCTAGAGCTGGTAAAAGACTAAAATGGGCGGGATGGGCTGGTTAGATATTGGGTCGAGCTGGTAGTTTTTATGATCGTTTAAATGGGTCGGGCTGTCCCAGTTTCTATGTCCAGTTTTCTGTGCAAACAAGTAAAGTGTCAAATATGATCATCATTGTTATAAAAGTCTGCTGATTCAGCCGACGTGTCGGTTTGGGGACTAACGCGTCCCGTTTCGACCAATATATGTCTGTAAAGTCCGTCAACACTAAAAAGTAGGGTCAAGTCGGACTGAGTCAGGTTGAGTTGTGTTCGAGTCGGTCAAATTAAAAGTTGGTCAAAATTCTAATACCTATACTATTTTTTATGATTAGATTTTGTGCCTTATATCTATCCTTGAGTTATTCATgttttatgtttgatatatttatgtgtagtatatatatgtttaattttgttattactaaaagtcaacgttggtcaacgcctGATTCGTCCCCTGACTCGTCCGCGTCTCGTCCCCAAACTCGACTTGTCCGTTCAAGGTCCCGACTGactcgtccccgactcgcgacttttacaacttcGCGTGTAAACAAGTAAAGTGTCAAATATGATCACGATGATTAGGTGGGTCAGACTTGATCTGTTTTACACTCTGACCAGTCAGCCAATTTGCCTAACAATCCATTTGATATCAAGATTAATCCTTTTACCCGATTGAACTGTGGATGCAAAGAGTTAACTCATGACtaaataactaattgtgctgacttAATGACCTCCTTTTTTGCGAAACAATTGTTGTATTATGAAGTTTCCTACTAAGAAATTCGCTTATGTTTACAGGGACGGGGGATCTATAACATGTCTCATGGGATCGGCAAGAAAGAATGAGAATTTGAATTCTCAAATGAAGGCACATAAACAGTTCATTACTTTGAATTTCTGTTTCGTATTTAGACTTTTATTGTATGCTGTTCAAGTTTGTGTTTTTTCGAGTTTCAAATAATTACACTACTTGGTAACAGACATGTTGCTGGCAATGGTGGTTTGATGTTGGCCATCTGATATTTATTTGCAGTGGGTTAAACTACTACATTTTGATTTACGCTTGCTATTTTGAAGATAAAATATTCTGTTGTTAGAGGTGTTTGATGGTCTTTCTAATAATGATCCCATGTTAATGTTTTTAGTGGCTTTAACCACGAGTCCAGGACTGGCCCTCAGACTATAAGTTGGTTGTATGACGAGATCGCTTGTTATAAGCGGCCTAGTTCCTAACTGGTGCGGTTTTTCTACAAATATCAATATGAACATCTTGCCTCTATTCTAACAAAAAACGAAACTTTATACTTGACACTTGTTACATTTCGTTTTAAAGTCGTTGGAAAGAAAATGGATCCATGGAAGTTAGACCATGTACATACAAAGATGAAAAAGACGTGAGATGGGGTCGAGATGGTCGGGACCTTAAAAGGTCGAGATGGTCGGGACCTTAAAAGGTCGAGATGGATTGTCCAACGCTgacttttaaaattatatatatacacacacacatacatacacatatTTTAAAACCAAAAAACTTCTATTGATCAATTTCTACCCATAAGCGGTAGTACCGCTAATATAatgcaaaaaaataataatattaaaatacgtCAATTTTGATCGATATGATCGACCTTTGGCCGATTTGACCGACTTTTGGCCggagtttgtagtgacccgaactttttcatgtttatatatattaattgagattgatatttacatgattaaatgtttccaacatgttaagcaatcaaacttgttaagacttgattaattgaaatatgtttcatatagacaattgaccacccaagttgaccggtgattcacgaacgttaaaacttgtaaaaactatatgatgac
This genomic stretch from Rutidosis leptorrhynchoides isolate AG116_Rl617_1_P2 chromosome 11, CSIRO_AGI_Rlap_v1, whole genome shotgun sequence harbors:
- the LOC139877655 gene encoding uncharacterized protein, coding for MVAEAPFRPREQLIEKQRLFQSIHKHTHLKGPMDKLTSVAIPMALAGSCLFLIGRGIYNMSHGIGKKE